A region from the Tsuneonella mangrovi genome encodes:
- a CDS encoding ATPase, with the protein MGPEGGAAASGQTQVEPGDDAPLNLSEDWVADEEQADPADWADYEEPKRSWGWLVPTFALLTVAIWTGYFGWAQQQAFLIGAAPWDWTALIAQWSMPVLLVVGLWLLAMRTSRREMTRFSDASRSLAHESAALEARLVTINRELSLAREFLASQTRELETLGRVATARLSENAEQLQSLIANNGEQVEAIAKVSEAATENMDRLRGDLPVIANSARDVSNQIGAAGNTAKDQLETLVAGFERLNEFGQASGRQVSALQAKVDETIAAFSAQLSQMEEASSARFIALRESSEAFRTELDGREVDALAAMRHRADKLREEVAAATADLEAREEELLASLRARISAVREGAATVSHSLAEGEDSAASKWGERISGLQDNLADAIEAIGQAERESLESANARLDAVRTATEQSLAELTGKLAEFDAGLEERTAAQLARAQDIEDHGRTLGERIDALGSQMSDAASQGHEAQTALAAALDALAARLTSSREALGETDRTVSDLTDASVRLLELIQASVKHSQGELADAMGSSEERLTELTRRGESLGLMLDSAGEKSRELSEYVLAAQNDSAAAREEVAAFHAQLATTTNGHAEQLQSLKAQLAALASDSAQASASAQGSLREAITALETSAREAIASLEDTSSERLRAIADRIGADAAAAIGTAVREQSSDAVSEVEEAVARAARAGRETAIQLRDQLARVNELAGNLESRVALARERAEEQVDNDFSRRVALITESLNSHAIDISRAISADVSDSAWASYLKGDRGIFTRRAVRLLDNADAREIATTYENDDDFRAHVSRYIHDFEAMLRTMLSTRDGHAIGVTLLSSDMGKLYVALAQAIERLRD; encoded by the coding sequence GTGGGTCCCGAGGGCGGCGCGGCTGCGTCTGGGCAAACGCAAGTTGAGCCGGGGGACGATGCCCCGCTCAACCTGAGCGAGGATTGGGTGGCGGACGAGGAGCAAGCCGATCCCGCCGATTGGGCCGATTACGAGGAGCCGAAGCGGAGCTGGGGCTGGCTCGTCCCGACATTCGCACTGCTCACCGTCGCGATTTGGACAGGATACTTTGGCTGGGCGCAACAGCAGGCGTTCCTGATCGGGGCTGCACCTTGGGATTGGACCGCATTGATTGCGCAATGGTCGATGCCGGTGCTGCTCGTGGTCGGGCTTTGGCTCCTGGCGATGCGCACAAGCCGGCGCGAAATGACCCGCTTTTCCGATGCGAGCCGCAGCCTGGCGCACGAATCGGCAGCGCTTGAAGCGCGCTTGGTGACGATCAATCGTGAGCTGAGTCTTGCGCGGGAATTCCTCGCTTCGCAGACTCGTGAGCTCGAAACGCTCGGACGTGTGGCAACCGCTCGCCTGAGCGAAAATGCCGAGCAATTGCAGTCCCTGATTGCCAACAACGGCGAGCAGGTCGAAGCCATTGCCAAAGTAAGCGAAGCGGCAACCGAGAACATGGATCGCTTGCGCGGTGACTTGCCGGTCATCGCGAATTCGGCGCGTGATGTCTCGAACCAGATCGGTGCGGCGGGCAATACCGCGAAGGACCAGCTCGAGACGCTGGTGGCAGGTTTCGAGCGGCTCAATGAGTTTGGTCAGGCAAGCGGACGGCAGGTTTCCGCGCTGCAGGCCAAGGTGGATGAGACAATCGCGGCATTCTCCGCACAACTTTCGCAGATGGAAGAAGCGTCGAGCGCCCGGTTCATTGCGCTGCGCGAAAGCAGCGAGGCGTTCCGTACCGAGCTCGACGGGCGCGAAGTCGATGCGCTTGCCGCGATGCGGCACCGAGCCGACAAACTGCGCGAGGAAGTTGCGGCAGCGACGGCTGACCTCGAAGCGCGCGAGGAAGAACTGCTTGCATCGCTGCGCGCGCGCATCTCGGCTGTTCGCGAAGGTGCCGCCACGGTCTCGCACAGCCTTGCCGAAGGCGAAGACAGTGCCGCCAGCAAGTGGGGCGAACGCATCTCTGGATTGCAAGACAACTTGGCCGATGCAATCGAAGCGATCGGCCAAGCCGAACGGGAATCACTGGAAAGCGCCAATGCTCGCCTCGATGCGGTTCGGACCGCCACCGAGCAATCGCTGGCCGAACTCACCGGGAAGCTGGCCGAATTCGACGCCGGACTGGAAGAGCGAACTGCTGCCCAGCTTGCGCGCGCGCAGGATATCGAGGATCACGGGCGAACGCTCGGCGAGCGCATCGATGCGCTCGGTTCGCAGATGTCTGATGCCGCGAGCCAGGGACACGAGGCACAGACAGCGCTCGCTGCGGCGCTCGACGCATTGGCGGCGCGTCTGACATCGAGCCGCGAGGCGCTTGGCGAGACCGACCGGACGGTGTCCGATCTTACTGACGCCAGCGTGCGCCTGCTCGAGCTGATCCAGGCAAGTGTGAAGCATAGCCAGGGCGAATTGGCCGACGCGATGGGATCGAGCGAAGAACGTCTCACCGAACTGACCAGGCGCGGCGAATCGCTTGGCCTGATGCTCGACAGCGCCGGAGAGAAGAGCCGCGAGCTCTCGGAATATGTCCTCGCCGCCCAAAACGACAGCGCAGCGGCACGCGAGGAAGTTGCCGCTTTCCACGCCCAACTCGCTACAACGACCAACGGTCACGCCGAGCAACTCCAAAGCCTGAAAGCACAGCTGGCCGCGCTCGCGTCCGACAGCGCGCAAGCCTCTGCGTCAGCCCAGGGCAGCCTGAGGGAAGCGATCACGGCGCTGGAAACGTCTGCGCGGGAGGCGATTGCCTCGCTCGAGGACACCAGCAGCGAACGCTTGCGCGCGATTGCCGATCGGATCGGAGCGGATGCAGCGGCGGCTATCGGGACAGCCGTGCGGGAGCAGTCCAGCGATGCGGTTTCAGAGGTCGAGGAGGCGGTCGCCCGTGCCGCGCGTGCCGGACGCGAGACCGCAATCCAGTTGCGCGACCAGCTTGCGCGGGTGAACGAACTCGCGGGCAACCTCGAAAGCCGCGTGGCCCTCGCCCGCGAACGCGCCGAAGAACAGGTTGACAACGACTTCTCGCGCCGCGTTGCGCTGATCACGGAGAGCCTCAACTCGCACGCGATAGATATCTCGCGCGCGATTTCGGCGGATGTCTCCGACAGTGCATGGGCGAGCTACCTCAAGGGTGACCGAGGCATCTTCACGCGTCGCGCGGTGCGCTTGCTCGACAATGCGGACGCCAGGGAAATCGCCACAACGTATGAAAACGACGATGATTTCCGCGCCCACGTGAGCCGCTACATCCACGACTTCGAAGCGATGCTGCGCACGATGCTCTCGACCCGCGACGGCCATGCCATCGGCGTGACCCTGCTCAGTTCGGACATGGGCAAGCTCTATGTCGCGCTGGCCCAGGCGATCGAGCGACTGCGCGACTGA
- a CDS encoding type III pantothenate kinase → MLLAADVGNTNVVFALFDGREIKARWRIATDPRRTGDEYAVWLLQLLAIEGVKREEIDQIIIGSVVPRAVHNLSVLAEKYFGKPPLIAGEGTVGWGMAVDVDEPRSLGADRALNTIAAHAKYEGDLIVVDFGTATTFDAVDFNGAYKGGIIAPGINLSLDALVGNTAKLPRIAIEAPSSDSVIGTNTEDQMLIGVFWGYVAMMEGLIARMRTEIGRPAKVVATGGLAILFDKHTDIFDAVDADLTLDGLAILAERAASKV, encoded by the coding sequence ATGCTGCTCGCTGCCGATGTCGGAAACACCAACGTGGTCTTCGCGCTGTTCGATGGACGCGAGATCAAGGCCCGCTGGCGGATCGCAACCGATCCCCGTCGCACCGGCGACGAATACGCAGTGTGGCTGCTGCAATTGCTAGCCATCGAAGGCGTAAAGCGCGAGGAAATCGACCAGATCATTATCGGCTCGGTTGTCCCGCGCGCGGTCCACAACCTCAGTGTCCTGGCGGAGAAATACTTCGGCAAACCACCGTTGATCGCGGGGGAAGGCACCGTCGGGTGGGGCATGGCGGTCGATGTCGACGAGCCGCGTTCGCTCGGCGCGGACCGGGCGCTCAACACAATCGCAGCACACGCCAAATATGAGGGCGACCTGATCGTCGTCGATTTCGGGACGGCAACGACTTTCGACGCAGTCGATTTCAACGGGGCCTACAAGGGCGGGATCATTGCGCCGGGTATCAACCTCTCGCTCGATGCACTGGTCGGAAACACCGCCAAATTGCCGCGCATCGCGATAGAAGCGCCATCGAGCGACAGCGTGATCGGCACCAATACCGAGGACCAGATGCTGATCGGGGTGTTCTGGGGTTATGTCGCGATGATGGAAGGGTTGATTGCCCGGATGCGCACCGAAATCGGCCGACCCGCCAAGGTGGTTGCGACGGGCGGGCTGGCGATCCTGTTCGACAAGCATACTGATATTTTTGACGCGGTCGATGCGGACTTGACGCTGGACGGTCTCGCAATCCTCGCCGAGCGCGCAGCGAGCAAGGTCTGA
- a CDS encoding ribonuclease J: MKKDFTPEDELLFLALGGSGEIGMNVNLYGCQGRWMMVDLGMTFSGNEYPGVDLVFADLTFIEERTDQLDGIVLTHAHEDHIGAVPYFAQDLGVPLYATPFTADLVRRKLEEAGLVDEVELNIIEGTDSFAVGPFDVSYIPLAHSIAEGNGLLIDTPYGRVFHTGDWKLDEEPIIGEPTTEEELCELGDEGILALVCDSTNVFNPNESGSEGAVYTALHDEVAKWGGRRVVVTTFASNVARLHTLGEVAKATGRQLCVAGRSLDRIIEVAQDNGYLEDLPPLVDFDTAMGLPRGEIMVLATGGQGEPRAALARIADDNHPIELTRGDVVLFSSRQIPGNEIAIGRIQNQFAARGIVMVTDRQSDIHVSGHPGRPELEALYAWLRPQVLVPVHGEMRHMAEQARLGDARGIPSTVLQKNGDVVRLAPGKPGKLAEVGNGRLVLDGDIIVPADGEAITMRRRLARDGIVVVVLDGQGGVQVEGIGLPLDEDYPEFVAEAKADVLDAIGRLRGPARRNREDVREAARLATRRAATRWCGKRPQVRVMLPEE; this comes from the coding sequence TTGAAGAAGGATTTCACTCCCGAAGACGAATTGCTGTTCCTCGCGCTCGGTGGATCGGGCGAGATCGGGATGAACGTCAATCTCTACGGCTGCCAGGGCCGATGGATGATGGTCGATCTGGGGATGACGTTCAGCGGCAACGAATATCCCGGCGTCGACCTGGTATTCGCCGACCTAACGTTCATTGAGGAACGCACCGACCAGCTCGACGGAATTGTGCTGACTCATGCGCACGAGGACCATATCGGCGCGGTGCCCTATTTCGCCCAGGATCTGGGCGTGCCGCTCTATGCTACTCCGTTCACCGCCGATCTCGTGCGCCGCAAGCTCGAGGAGGCCGGGCTGGTCGACGAGGTCGAACTCAACATCATCGAAGGGACCGACAGTTTCGCGGTAGGGCCATTCGACGTGTCTTACATTCCGCTGGCGCATTCGATCGCGGAAGGGAACGGCCTGCTGATCGACACACCCTATGGCCGCGTGTTCCACACCGGCGACTGGAAGCTCGACGAAGAACCGATCATCGGCGAACCGACCACCGAGGAGGAACTGTGCGAACTCGGCGACGAGGGCATCCTCGCGCTGGTGTGCGATTCGACCAACGTGTTCAACCCGAACGAAAGCGGGTCCGAAGGGGCGGTTTACACGGCTCTGCACGACGAGGTTGCCAAGTGGGGCGGGCGGCGCGTCGTGGTAACCACATTCGCCAGCAACGTCGCCCGCTTGCACACGCTGGGCGAGGTCGCGAAAGCCACCGGCCGCCAGTTATGCGTCGCCGGGCGCTCGCTCGACCGCATCATCGAGGTCGCGCAAGACAACGGCTATCTCGAAGACCTGCCGCCACTGGTCGATTTCGATACCGCGATGGGATTGCCGCGCGGCGAGATCATGGTGCTGGCGACCGGCGGGCAGGGCGAGCCGCGCGCGGCGCTTGCACGGATTGCCGACGATAATCACCCGATAGAGCTCACCAGAGGCGATGTAGTCCTGTTCTCGAGCCGCCAGATCCCAGGGAACGAGATCGCTATCGGCAGAATCCAGAACCAGTTTGCTGCGCGCGGAATCGTGATGGTGACCGATCGGCAGAGCGATATCCACGTCTCAGGGCATCCCGGCCGCCCGGAACTCGAAGCGCTTTACGCATGGCTACGCCCACAAGTGCTCGTGCCGGTCCACGGCGAAATGCGCCACATGGCTGAGCAGGCGCGCCTCGGCGATGCGCGCGGCATTCCCAGCACGGTTCTGCAGAAAAACGGAGATGTCGTCCGGCTCGCTCCCGGCAAACCCGGCAAATTGGCCGAGGTCGGAAACGGCCGCCTGGTGCTCGACGGCGACATTATCGTGCCGGCGGACGGCGAAGCGATAACCATGCGTCGCCGCCTTGCGCGCGACGGGATCGTTGTCGTTGTGCTCGATGGTCAGGGCGGCGTGCAGGTCGAAGGGATCGGCTTGCCGCTCGACGAGGACTACCCCGAGTTTGTTGCCGAAGCGAAGGCCGATGTTTTGGACGCGATCGGCAGGCTGAGAGGTCCGGCGCGCCGCAACCGCGAAGATGTGCGCGAAGCGGCGCGTTTGGCCACTCGCCGTGCCGCAACGCGCTGGTGCGGAAAGCGCCCGCAAGTTAGAGTTATGCTACCGGAGGAATGA
- a CDS encoding biotin--[acetyl-CoA-carboxylase] ligase: MSACWSSRRCSSPRSAICLRAGWASWRTRPRRRCSLSHDATGLIETVPETGSTNADLAARLRGGERVCEGDWLVADRQVAGRGRQGRTWFDGTGNFMGSTAVHLASNDPPAPTLAHMAGLALYETVAPLLADPSALSLKWPNDLMLGRAKLAGILLEREGGAVIVGIGVNLAAAPQIEGRETIAMADVGPVPDRDAFAHALGDTFDRELDRWRTFGTEPMLRRWQAAAHREGTMLTVHEPGGNAVSGRFDGLEPDGSLRLRLDNGQTRAIHAGDVTFG, from the coding sequence ATGTCGGCCTGCTGGTCATCTCGACGCTGTTCGTCTCCCCGCTCGGCTATTTGCTTACGGGCTGGCTGGGCGAGTTGGCGGACAAGGCCGCGGCGGCGCTGTTCCTTGTCGCATGACGCTACAGGTTTGATCGAAACAGTCCCAGAAACCGGTTCGACCAACGCTGACCTCGCCGCGCGACTACGTGGCGGGGAGCGCGTTTGTGAGGGCGATTGGCTCGTTGCCGATCGCCAGGTTGCCGGGCGAGGGCGCCAAGGAAGGACCTGGTTCGACGGGACGGGCAACTTCATGGGCTCGACGGCGGTTCACCTCGCTTCTAACGACCCGCCCGCCCCAACGCTCGCGCACATGGCAGGGCTCGCGCTTTACGAAACTGTCGCACCCTTGCTGGCCGATCCGTCGGCACTTTCGCTCAAATGGCCGAACGACCTGATGCTCGGCCGCGCGAAGCTGGCTGGCATCCTGCTCGAACGCGAAGGTGGCGCGGTGATCGTCGGCATCGGGGTCAACCTCGCCGCTGCCCCGCAAATCGAAGGGCGGGAGACGATCGCCATGGCCGACGTTGGGCCGGTGCCGGATCGTGACGCTTTCGCGCATGCACTCGGCGATACGTTCGATCGCGAACTGGATCGCTGGCGGACATTCGGGACCGAGCCGATGCTGCGCCGTTGGCAAGCCGCCGCGCACCGGGAAGGCACGATGCTCACAGTCCACGAACCCGGCGGCAACGCCGTTTCGGGGCGGTTTGATGGCCTGGAACCCGATGGATCATTGCGGTTGCGGTTGGATAACGGGCAAACCCGTGCCATCCACGCCGGCGACGTCACCTTCGGATAG
- a CDS encoding Hpt domain-containing protein — translation MAYEHGNFDATLAAAAGEDAALLAELRKAFGESLSGHLDLLRRARCDGNWQVAAMRLKGLAASFHATDLQALAEEALASAPGEPTVIRRIEQYCVDFSN, via the coding sequence ATGGCATATGAACACGGAAACTTCGACGCGACGCTCGCCGCTGCTGCGGGCGAGGATGCTGCGCTACTCGCCGAACTGCGCAAGGCATTCGGCGAAAGCCTGTCGGGCCATCTCGACCTGCTTCGGCGCGCCCGGTGCGACGGCAACTGGCAGGTTGCCGCAATGCGCCTGAAGGGCCTTGCCGCAAGCTTCCATGCAACGGATCTGCAGGCGCTGGCCGAAGAAGCACTCGCTTCTGCGCCGGGCGAACCGACAGTGATCCGGCGGATTGAGCAATATTGCGTCGATTTTTCGAACTAG
- a CDS encoding DUF1467 family protein: MAWTSVLAIYLLFWVMTAFLILPFGIRTHDELGIEKTPGQADSAPANFRPRKLALAATILAAILTTLYVQNYIHGWITIDDVDFLSPHTVNSAD, encoded by the coding sequence ATGGCCTGGACATCGGTTCTCGCAATCTACCTGCTGTTCTGGGTGATGACGGCGTTCCTGATCCTGCCGTTCGGGATACGCACGCACGACGAGCTCGGCATCGAAAAGACACCGGGGCAAGCGGATAGCGCGCCCGCCAATTTCCGCCCCAGGAAGCTGGCGCTGGCGGCAACGATCCTCGCTGCGATCCTGACCACGCTCTATGTCCAGAACTACATCCACGGCTGGATCACGATCGACGACGTGGACTTTCTGTCGCCCCACACCGTGAACAGCGCCGACTAG